In one Neobacillus sp. WH10 genomic region, the following are encoded:
- a CDS encoding 3-phenylpropionate/cinnamic acid dioxygenase subunit beta has protein sequence METHLHYEISQFLYKEAYLLDHRQYLDWLELLTEDIKYVMPLRVTVDNKTKSNFISEMSYFTDTKEDITMKVERLYTKSAWVDNPAPRQRHFISNVMIEPTIIADEYKVRSYFLFKRSRASEINTEELFGEREDIIRRENGEWKIAQRTVYPDQAVLTVMNISMFL, from the coding sequence GTGGAGACTCACTTGCATTATGAAATATCACAATTTTTGTATAAGGAAGCTTATTTACTCGACCATCGTCAATACCTAGATTGGCTTGAATTGCTCACTGAGGACATAAAGTATGTAATGCCTTTACGGGTAACTGTTGATAATAAAACAAAATCCAACTTTATTAGCGAAATGTCTTATTTTACAGACACTAAGGAAGACATTACCATGAAAGTAGAGAGGCTTTATACGAAATCAGCCTGGGTTGATAATCCTGCTCCAAGACAAAGGCATTTTATTAGCAATGTGATGATAGAACCTACTATCATTGCGGATGAATATAAAGTAAGAAGTTATTTTTTATTTAAACGAAGTAGAGCATCGGAGATAAATACGGAAGAACTATTTGGCGAGCGGGAAGATATTATCCGGAGAGAAAATGGAGAATGGAAAATTGCCCAGCGCACGGT
- a CDS encoding ABC transporter ATP-binding protein: MLKVENLHTYHGFLHVLQGIKFELNEGELLAIVGSNGAGKSTLLGTLAGVYLPKEGSIYYKDEDITKNGVQKVVSKGICLVPERRQIFSSLSVKDNLLLGAYHRYHKDKKIIEHDYQNVVELFPRLKQMLDRPGGLLSGGEQQMLAIGRGLMAKPKVLMLDEPSLGLAPLIVKDIMNILKRLTHELGTTIILVEQNVKAALKVADRGCVLAHGKIEISGTANELLKDPRVQEAYFGKTAKTHEVQIAK, encoded by the coding sequence ATGCTTAAAGTAGAAAATCTCCACACCTATCATGGCTTTCTACATGTATTGCAGGGTATTAAATTTGAACTGAATGAAGGTGAATTACTCGCTATCGTCGGCTCCAATGGTGCAGGGAAAAGTACATTATTAGGAACACTTGCTGGTGTGTATTTACCGAAGGAAGGTTCAATTTATTATAAAGATGAAGATATTACAAAAAACGGAGTTCAAAAGGTTGTTTCAAAAGGAATCTGTTTAGTACCGGAACGTCGGCAAATATTTTCATCCCTTAGTGTTAAAGATAATCTGTTATTAGGTGCTTATCATCGGTATCACAAGGACAAGAAAATTATAGAACACGATTATCAAAATGTGGTGGAGCTGTTTCCACGCTTAAAGCAAATGCTAGACCGACCTGGAGGCCTACTATCTGGTGGGGAACAACAAATGCTGGCTATTGGGCGAGGCCTGATGGCAAAGCCTAAAGTACTTATGCTTGATGAACCTTCATTGGGATTAGCTCCATTAATTGTCAAAGACATTATGAATATTCTAAAAAGATTAACTCATGAACTTGGAACAACGATTATCCTTGTTGAACAGAATGTCAAGGCGGCATTAAAGGTTGCGGATCGCGGCTGCGTTCTAGCACATGGAAAAATAGAGATTTCCGGAACAGCAAATGAGTTATTAAAAGATCCAAGGGTCCAGGAAGCGTATTTTGGTAAAACAGCTAAAACACATGAAGTGCAGATTGCGAAGTAA
- a CDS encoding ABC transporter ATP-binding protein translates to MSEAKIILKVENLTKQFGGVVAVSDVSFNVNKGEIFAVIGPNGAGKTTLFNMITGVLPASSGNVFFEDKNLTRKKPYQIAQAGITRTFQNLEVFSNMSVIENVMTGAHLTMKTNLLMAGLRLPMVTKEEVKIMETALVCLERVGIADLAHELAITLPYGNQRLLEIARAAASNPKVILLDEPMAGLNPEESRQLVNVILKMREDGMTFIFVEHDMETVMSISDRIVVLDNGVKIGEGTPEQIYQNPKVVAAYLGDEEEEYVNA, encoded by the coding sequence ATGAGTGAAGCTAAAATAATATTAAAAGTCGAAAATTTAACGAAACAATTTGGCGGTGTTGTTGCGGTAAGTGATGTTTCTTTCAACGTAAATAAAGGTGAAATCTTTGCGGTCATCGGACCGAACGGTGCAGGTAAAACAACATTGTTTAATATGATAACAGGTGTCCTGCCTGCCTCGTCCGGTAATGTCTTTTTTGAAGATAAAAATTTAACAAGGAAGAAACCCTACCAAATTGCCCAAGCAGGGATTACCAGAACGTTTCAGAATTTAGAGGTATTTAGTAATATGTCTGTCATCGAAAATGTCATGACAGGCGCTCATTTAACAATGAAAACAAATCTGCTGATGGCTGGATTACGATTACCAATGGTTACAAAAGAAGAAGTTAAAATTATGGAAACAGCATTGGTATGCTTGGAGCGGGTAGGCATTGCCGACTTAGCACATGAATTGGCTATTACATTGCCATACGGGAATCAAAGACTATTAGAAATTGCTCGAGCTGCAGCCTCAAATCCGAAAGTAATCCTTTTAGATGAACCAATGGCGGGCTTAAATCCTGAAGAATCTAGGCAGCTTGTCAATGTAATTTTAAAAATGCGAGAGGACGGGATGACATTTATTTTCGTCGAACACGATATGGAAACCGTTATGTCCATTTCCGACCGGATTGTAGTCCTTGATAATGGAGTGAAAATTGGTGAGGGGACACCAGAACAAATCTATCAAAATCCTAAGGTAGTTGCAGCATATTTAGGCGATGAAGAGGAGGAGTATGTTAATGCTTAA
- a CDS encoding aromatic ring-hydroxylating dioxygenase subunit alpha has translation MKAEELQQIKEKVEEGYLPQWVVTDPEIYKLEQERIFGTTWLFLGHESELNEPGSYITRMMADDPILLMKNKTGEIKAFLNSCTHRGTRLCTVDFGKKKTHTCPYHGWSYNLDGELIGIVAGNKVYGEKMDKSEWGLRPVPRVESYQGMIFGNLDHNAVSLEEYLGEMKWYFDIMLGRSDGGMEVRGLPQRWVAKANWKMTSENFAADPYHVQTTHRSAVEMKLTPTDPLYASFGHQVVLSNGHGINVITSATGKSANKYQGMPESMWPMFEKNLNNEQLGIFSRVTTFVGGVFPNLSFLSSCSGSEGTKHNHLQFRVWRPIGPDKVEIWVWYMIDKALPEDYKEKSYKGFLATFGAAGTFEQDDTENWARIIEASQGRMSRDRKLNYNNVANYLMGLDNLEPDENFPGPGTAYPSCYTDHIARSMHKYWLELIMEETRG, from the coding sequence ATGAAAGCTGAAGAGCTCCAGCAAATTAAAGAAAAAGTTGAAGAAGGGTATTTGCCCCAGTGGGTGGTAACTGATCCGGAAATATATAAATTGGAACAAGAAAGGATATTTGGGACAACTTGGCTATTTTTAGGACACGAATCAGAATTGAACGAGCCCGGAAGCTATATTACGAGAATGATGGCTGATGATCCAATCCTTTTAATGAAAAACAAGACAGGTGAAATAAAAGCTTTTCTTAATTCGTGTACCCATAGGGGTACAAGACTATGTACAGTAGACTTTGGGAAAAAGAAAACGCATACATGTCCATATCATGGGTGGAGCTATAATCTAGATGGTGAACTAATCGGAATTGTTGCCGGCAATAAAGTATACGGTGAAAAAATGGACAAAAGTGAATGGGGGCTTCGTCCAGTTCCGCGAGTAGAAAGTTACCAAGGTATGATTTTTGGAAACCTCGATCATAACGCTGTTTCGTTAGAAGAATATTTAGGTGAAATGAAATGGTATTTTGATATTATGCTAGGACGCAGTGATGGGGGAATGGAAGTAAGAGGCCTCCCGCAGCGCTGGGTAGCAAAAGCTAATTGGAAAATGACAAGTGAAAATTTTGCAGCCGACCCTTACCATGTTCAGACTACGCATAGATCAGCTGTAGAAATGAAGCTTACACCGACCGATCCTTTATATGCATCATTCGGGCATCAAGTTGTTTTATCCAATGGGCATGGAATTAATGTTATAACATCAGCTACTGGAAAATCAGCTAACAAATACCAAGGAATGCCAGAATCAATGTGGCCAATGTTCGAAAAAAATTTAAATAATGAACAATTGGGTATTTTCTCGAGAGTTACGACTTTCGTTGGTGGTGTTTTTCCTAATTTATCATTCTTAAGCTCTTGCAGCGGTTCAGAGGGAACGAAACACAACCACCTTCAATTTCGAGTATGGCGCCCAATAGGCCCAGATAAAGTTGAAATTTGGGTATGGTATATGATTGACAAAGCACTGCCTGAAGATTACAAAGAAAAATCATATAAAGGATTTCTCGCTACGTTTGGAGCAGCAGGTACCTTCGAACAGGATGATACGGAAAACTGGGCTCGCATTATCGAAGCTAGTCAGGGAAGAATGTCAAGGGACAGAAAACTTAACTATAACAATGTGGCTAACTATTTGATGGGATTAGACAATTTAGAGCCTGATGAAAATTTCCCCGGACCTGGGACAGCTTACCCGTCGTGTTACACAGACCATATCGCTAGAAGTATGCATAAATACTGGCTAGAGCTAATTATGGAAGAAACAAGGGGGTGA